The following coding sequences are from one Vulpes vulpes isolate BD-2025 chromosome 12, VulVul3, whole genome shotgun sequence window:
- the TNFAIP8 gene encoding tumor necrosis factor alpha-induced protein 8 isoform X3, with translation MATDVFNSKNLAVQAQKKILGKMVSKSIATTLIDDTSSEVLDELYRVTKEYTQNKKEAEKIIKNLIKTVIKLAILYRNNQFNQDELALMEKFKKKVHQLAMTVVSFHQVEYTFDRNVLSRLLNECREMLHQIIQRHLTAKSHGRVNNVFDHFSDCDFLAALYNPFGNFKPHLQKLCDGVNKMLDEENI, from the coding sequence tGGCCACTGATGTCTTCAATTCCAAAAACCTGGCCGTGCAGGCACAAAAGAAGATCTTGGGGAAAATGGTGTCCAAATCCATCGCCACTACCCTCATCGACGACACAAGCAGTGAAGTGCTGGATGAACTCTACCGAGTGACCAAGGAGTACACCCAGAacaagaaggaggcagagaagatcATCAAGAACCTCATCAAGACAGTCATCAAGCTGGCCATTCTCTACAGGAATAACCAGTTCAATCAAGATGAGCTGGCGCTGATggagaaatttaagaagaaagttcACCAGCTCGCCATGACCGTGGTCAGCTTCCACCAGGTGGAGTACACCTTTGACCGGAACGTGTTATCCCGGCTGCTGAATGAGTGCAGAGAGATGCTCCACCAAATCATCCAGCGTCACCTCACTGCCAAGTCACATGGACGAGTTAATAACGTCTTTGATCATTTTTCAGATTGTGATTTTTTAGCGGCCTTATATAACCCCTTCGGAAATTTTAAACCCCATTTACAAAAACTCTGTGATGGTGTCAACAAAATGTTGGATGAGGAGAACATATGA
- the TNFAIP8 gene encoding tumor necrosis factor alpha-induced protein 8 isoform X1, translated as MQGEADEPKDVATDVFNSKNLAVQAQKKILGKMVSKSIATTLIDDTSSEVLDELYRVTKEYTQNKKEAEKIIKNLIKTVIKLAILYRNNQFNQDELALMEKFKKKVHQLAMTVVSFHQVEYTFDRNVLSRLLNECREMLHQIIQRHLTAKSHGRVNNVFDHFSDCDFLAALYNPFGNFKPHLQKLCDGVNKMLDEENI; from the coding sequence tGGCCACTGATGTCTTCAATTCCAAAAACCTGGCCGTGCAGGCACAAAAGAAGATCTTGGGGAAAATGGTGTCCAAATCCATCGCCACTACCCTCATCGACGACACAAGCAGTGAAGTGCTGGATGAACTCTACCGAGTGACCAAGGAGTACACCCAGAacaagaaggaggcagagaagatcATCAAGAACCTCATCAAGACAGTCATCAAGCTGGCCATTCTCTACAGGAATAACCAGTTCAATCAAGATGAGCTGGCGCTGATggagaaatttaagaagaaagttcACCAGCTCGCCATGACCGTGGTCAGCTTCCACCAGGTGGAGTACACCTTTGACCGGAACGTGTTATCCCGGCTGCTGAATGAGTGCAGAGAGATGCTCCACCAAATCATCCAGCGTCACCTCACTGCCAAGTCACATGGACGAGTTAATAACGTCTTTGATCATTTTTCAGATTGTGATTTTTTAGCGGCCTTATATAACCCCTTCGGAAATTTTAAACCCCATTTACAAAAACTCTGTGATGGTGTCAACAAAATGTTGGATGAGGAGAACATATGA
- the TNFAIP8 gene encoding tumor necrosis factor alpha-induced protein 8 isoform X2 produces the protein MLKLVATDVFNSKNLAVQAQKKILGKMVSKSIATTLIDDTSSEVLDELYRVTKEYTQNKKEAEKIIKNLIKTVIKLAILYRNNQFNQDELALMEKFKKKVHQLAMTVVSFHQVEYTFDRNVLSRLLNECREMLHQIIQRHLTAKSHGRVNNVFDHFSDCDFLAALYNPFGNFKPHLQKLCDGVNKMLDEENI, from the coding sequence tGGCCACTGATGTCTTCAATTCCAAAAACCTGGCCGTGCAGGCACAAAAGAAGATCTTGGGGAAAATGGTGTCCAAATCCATCGCCACTACCCTCATCGACGACACAAGCAGTGAAGTGCTGGATGAACTCTACCGAGTGACCAAGGAGTACACCCAGAacaagaaggaggcagagaagatcATCAAGAACCTCATCAAGACAGTCATCAAGCTGGCCATTCTCTACAGGAATAACCAGTTCAATCAAGATGAGCTGGCGCTGATggagaaatttaagaagaaagttcACCAGCTCGCCATGACCGTGGTCAGCTTCCACCAGGTGGAGTACACCTTTGACCGGAACGTGTTATCCCGGCTGCTGAATGAGTGCAGAGAGATGCTCCACCAAATCATCCAGCGTCACCTCACTGCCAAGTCACATGGACGAGTTAATAACGTCTTTGATCATTTTTCAGATTGTGATTTTTTAGCGGCCTTATATAACCCCTTCGGAAATTTTAAACCCCATTTACAAAAACTCTGTGATGGTGTCAACAAAATGTTGGATGAGGAGAACATATGA